Proteins from a genomic interval of Micromonospora sp. NBC_00389:
- a CDS encoding sugar phosphate isomerase/epimerase family protein: protein MNSSSARPSHHRPRARHLAVLLAATLLPLTAAPASAAEPDTSAAEQVAADLCPWGYTTSSTVFFGRAGADSGVPNRDLGNGCTILDAVWAKAPFADHGSFVSTVSGLTNTLRQDDVITPEESASIVRAAAGSKIGTPQPASGTRALPDDRIGLVLYTVRATMSSAPEATLGALAACGYRNAEPSGAVNNFYGRTATALAPLVADAGLSVPSIGIGLGDLQSNLDGVIANAKAFGAKYVRISGSGSWTLADYSRVAVTLNTVGATLKQAGITVAYHNHGFEFTAQNGVRGYDVLVRETDPNLVAMELDLYWAASVGVDPVELIKQYPGRFSMFHVKDMAADGSFADVGEGTIDFARIFAYSQMSGVGLYLTENDSPRPDGVSSACDSYANLRALRY from the coding sequence ATGAACTCCAGCTCCGCCCGCCCGTCCCACCATCGACCGCGAGCCCGTCACCTCGCCGTGTTGCTCGCAGCGACACTCCTGCCGCTCACCGCGGCGCCGGCCTCGGCCGCCGAACCCGACACGTCCGCCGCGGAACAGGTCGCCGCCGACCTCTGCCCGTGGGGCTACACCACCTCGTCCACGGTCTTCTTCGGCCGCGCCGGCGCCGACTCAGGCGTACCCAACCGCGACCTCGGCAACGGGTGCACCATCCTGGACGCCGTCTGGGCGAAGGCCCCGTTCGCCGACCACGGCAGCTTCGTGAGCACTGTCAGCGGCCTGACCAACACGCTCCGGCAGGACGACGTCATCACACCGGAGGAGAGCGCGAGCATCGTACGAGCGGCGGCCGGCTCCAAGATCGGCACACCGCAGCCGGCATCGGGGACCCGCGCGCTACCCGACGACCGCATCGGCCTCGTCCTCTACACGGTCCGGGCCACCATGTCGAGCGCACCCGAAGCCACCCTCGGCGCGCTCGCCGCCTGCGGCTACCGCAACGCGGAACCCTCGGGCGCGGTCAACAACTTCTACGGCAGGACGGCCACCGCGCTCGCGCCCCTGGTGGCCGACGCCGGACTGTCCGTTCCCTCCATCGGGATCGGCCTCGGCGACCTCCAGAGCAACCTCGACGGCGTCATCGCCAACGCCAAGGCGTTCGGCGCGAAGTACGTCCGCATCTCCGGATCGGGCTCCTGGACCCTCGCCGACTACTCCAGGGTGGCCGTGACCCTCAACACCGTCGGCGCCACGCTCAAGCAGGCCGGCATCACCGTCGCGTACCACAACCACGGCTTCGAGTTCACCGCCCAGAACGGCGTACGCGGCTACGACGTGCTGGTCCGCGAGACCGACCCGAACCTGGTGGCGATGGAGCTCGACCTCTACTGGGCGGCCAGCGTCGGCGTCGACCCGGTGGAGCTGATCAAGCAGTACCCGGGCCGGTTCTCGATGTTCCACGTCAAGGACATGGCCGCCGACGGCTCCTTCGCCGACGTGGGCGAGGGCACCATCGACTTCGCCCGCATCTTCGCCTACAGCCAGATGAGCGGCGTCGGCCTCTACCTGACCGAGAACGACAGCCCCCGCCCGGACGGCGTCTCGTCCGCCTGCGACAGCTACGCAAACCTCCGCGCCCTGCGCTACTGA